One segment of Luteolibacter arcticus DNA contains the following:
- a CDS encoding AAA family ATPase → MSTATQEPAARWEQVQERAAAIRRETARVIVGQDEIVEQLLTSLLCKGHCLLVGVPGLAKTLLVSTLGRILGLKFQRIQFTPDLMPSDIVGTEILQTADDGSREFKFAPGPIFANLILADEINRTPPKTQAALLEAMQEKQVTVNGVTRRLDEPFTVFATQNPIEHEGTYPLPEAQLDRFFFELRIGYPTMAEEEQIVLRTTGRGMPEAQPLLDAAGVMDLQDATHDIPLPESVVKAILKLVHSTRPDSEHATADVKNYVSFGAGPRASQCLARAVKALALLRGQPTASIDEVRTLALPILRHRVIPNYNATGEGVTTDSIVAKLAAGL, encoded by the coding sequence ATGTCCACCGCCACTCAAGAACCCGCCGCCCGTTGGGAACAGGTGCAGGAACGCGCCGCCGCCATTCGCCGCGAAACCGCCCGCGTCATCGTCGGCCAGGATGAAATCGTCGAGCAGTTGCTCACCTCGCTGCTGTGCAAGGGCCACTGCCTGCTCGTCGGCGTCCCCGGCCTCGCCAAGACGCTGCTCGTTTCCACCCTCGGCCGCATCCTCGGGCTGAAGTTCCAGCGCATCCAGTTCACGCCCGACCTCATGCCGTCGGACATCGTCGGCACTGAGATCCTGCAGACCGCCGACGATGGCTCTCGCGAGTTCAAGTTCGCCCCCGGCCCGATCTTCGCGAACCTCATCCTCGCCGACGAAATCAACCGCACCCCGCCGAAGACCCAGGCCGCCCTGTTAGAGGCGATGCAGGAAAAGCAGGTGACCGTGAATGGCGTCACCCGCCGGCTCGACGAGCCCTTCACCGTCTTCGCCACCCAGAACCCCATCGAGCACGAAGGCACCTACCCATTGCCGGAGGCCCAGCTCGATCGCTTCTTCTTCGAGCTCCGCATCGGCTATCCGACCATGGCGGAGGAAGAGCAAATCGTCCTACGCACCACCGGCCGCGGCATGCCCGAGGCGCAGCCCTTGCTCGATGCTGCCGGAGTAATGGATCTCCAGGACGCCACCCACGACATTCCGCTGCCGGAGTCGGTCGTAAAAGCCATCCTCAAGCTCGTCCACTCGACCCGCCCGGACTCCGAGCACGCCACCGCGGACGTGAAGAACTACGTGTCCTTCGGCGCCGGCCCGCGTGCCTCGCAATGCCTCGCCCGCGCCGTCAAAGCCCTCGCCCTGCTGCGTGGCCAACCCACCGCTTCCATCGACGAAGTCCGCACCCTCGCCCTGCCCATCCTCCGCCACCGCGTGATCCCGAACTACAACGCCACCGGCGAAGGAGTGACCACCGATAGCATCGTGGCGAAACTGGCAGCCGGCCTCTGA